A stretch of the Massilia sp. W12 genome encodes the following:
- a CDS encoding sigma 54-interacting transcriptional regulator: protein MKLQTWIHSGAEIAASAKQALQQLLQQAGVEVLPQRADLRFGVCLFQHIDDNLLEDLRLLSQQASVLALCLQQDSLSPAQMWTVLQTGAADVWCWSGMPRDAAPIRARMQRWCAVQQLAESDTVQSQLVGQSCAWRQLLHSLVEVAAFTQAPVLVTGETGTGKELVARLIHQLDPRPDKGELVILDCSTISRELSGSEFFGHERGAYTGAQGARDGAFALADGGVLFLDEIGELPLPLQAQLLRVIQEHKYKRLGSNHWQHTEFRLVCATNRDLEAEVAKGNFRADLFYRIAAWRCRTPSLRERKEDILPLAHHFLSQLDRRASNFEFDPAVRQFLQSRDYPGNVRELRQLVSRIWYRHTGGSPITIGDVPIEERAQYQAPDNMWPHAGFMQAVRQAVDMGIGLKEISQAAADVAMQVGLEQEGGNLQRAAKRLGVTDRALQMRKANRRQVC, encoded by the coding sequence ATGAAGTTGCAAACCTGGATACACAGCGGCGCCGAAATCGCCGCATCGGCTAAACAAGCGCTGCAGCAGCTGTTGCAGCAAGCCGGCGTGGAAGTCTTGCCGCAGCGCGCAGACTTGCGTTTTGGCGTCTGCCTGTTCCAGCACATCGACGACAATCTGCTGGAAGACTTGCGCCTCTTATCGCAGCAAGCCAGCGTGCTGGCGCTGTGCCTGCAGCAAGACAGCTTAAGTCCGGCGCAAATGTGGACGGTGCTGCAAACCGGCGCGGCGGATGTCTGGTGCTGGAGCGGCATGCCGCGCGACGCCGCACCGATCCGCGCACGCATGCAGCGCTGGTGCGCAGTGCAGCAGCTGGCTGAATCTGATACCGTGCAGTCCCAGTTGGTGGGACAGAGCTGCGCCTGGCGTCAGCTCCTGCATTCGCTGGTCGAAGTCGCCGCCTTCACCCAGGCCCCGGTATTGGTGACAGGTGAAACCGGCACCGGCAAGGAATTGGTGGCGCGCCTGATTCACCAACTTGACCCGCGCCCGGACAAGGGCGAATTGGTGATTTTGGATTGCAGCACGATTTCGCGTGAATTATCCGGCTCTGAATTTTTCGGCCACGAACGCGGCGCCTACACCGGCGCACAAGGCGCGCGCGACGGCGCCTTTGCGCTGGCCGATGGCGGCGTGCTGTTTTTGGATGAAATCGGCGAATTGCCGCTGCCGCTGCAAGCGCAATTGCTGCGCGTGATTCAAGAACACAAATACAAGCGCCTGGGCAGCAATCATTGGCAGCACACCGAATTCCGCCTGGTGTGCGCCACCAACCGCGATTTGGAAGCGGAAGTGGCGAAAGGCAATTTCCGCGCCGACCTGTTTTACCGCATCGCCGCCTGGCGCTGCCGCACCCCATCGCTGCGCGAGCGCAAAGAAGACATCCTGCCGCTGGCGCATCATTTTTTGAGCCAGCTCGACCGCCGCGCCTCAAACTTTGAATTTGACCCGGCGGTGCGCCAGTTTTTGCAAAGCCGCGACTACCCCGGCAATGTGCGCGAGCTGCGCCAATTGGTCTCACGCATCTGGTACCGCCACACCGGCGGCAGCCCGATCACCATCGGCGATGTGCCGATAGAAGAGCGGGCGCAATATCAGGCCCCGGACAATATGTGGCCGCATGCCGGCTTTATGCAAGCCGTGCGGCAGGCGGTGGACATGGGCATAGGCTTGAAAGAAATCAGCCAGGCGGCGGCGGATGTGGCGATGCAAGTTGGCCTGGAGCAGGAAGGCGGCAATCTGCAACGCGCGGCCAAGCGCTTGGGCGTGACAGACCGCGCCTTGCAAATGCGCAAGGCGAACCGGCGGCAGGTGTGTTGA
- a CDS encoding aminopeptidase has product MNSILNSICKRALRAACALLPPLFLSGCGALQYYSQAAQGQLTLALSARPLQAVLDDPDSKPELRARLQLAQQIRHFSVSEIGLPDNQSFRRYVQLPRPYPLWNVVATPEFSLTPLHWCYPVAGCVSYRGYYDQQEGEAFAASLRSQGYDVHFYGVPAYSTLGWFADPLLSSFLHYPEAELARLMFHELAHQVLYVQNDSGMNESFATAVELAALERWLHCRRLPQLRQQWRVQRQRQLDYLALLQNTRTALQTAYAQPHDEAQKRAAKNRILARMQQQYQDLKHSWDGYAGYDRWFADLPGNAHLAAVATYHQQTPAWLQLLRETGSFPAFYQAARELTRQAPAERAQALQALQARAADVNDMPGFLSADCADPMAARQDSR; this is encoded by the coding sequence ATGAACTCCATATTGAATTCAATCTGTAAGCGCGCGCTGCGCGCCGCCTGCGCCCTGCTGCCGCCGCTGTTCTTGAGCGGCTGCGGCGCCCTGCAATATTACAGCCAGGCGGCGCAAGGGCAATTGACGCTGGCGCTGTCCGCGCGCCCGCTGCAAGCCGTGCTGGACGACCCGGACAGCAAACCGGAACTGCGCGCGCGCCTGCAATTGGCGCAACAGATACGCCATTTCTCCGTCAGTGAAATCGGCCTGCCCGACAATCAAAGCTTCCGCCGCTATGTGCAATTGCCGCGCCCCTATCCTTTGTGGAATGTGGTGGCGACGCCTGAATTTTCACTCACGCCGCTGCACTGGTGCTACCCGGTGGCCGGGTGCGTCAGTTATCGCGGCTATTACGACCAGCAAGAAGGCGAAGCCTTCGCCGCCAGCTTGCGCAGCCAGGGATATGACGTGCATTTTTACGGCGTGCCGGCGTATTCCACGCTGGGCTGGTTTGCCGACCCGCTGCTGTCTTCCTTCCTGCATTACCCGGAAGCGGAATTGGCGCGCCTGATGTTTCACGAATTGGCGCATCAGGTCTTGTATGTGCAGAATGACAGCGGCATGAATGAATCTTTCGCCACCGCCGTCGAATTGGCGGCGCTGGAACGGTGGCTGCACTGCCGCCGCCTGCCGCAGCTGCGCCAGCAATGGCGGGTGCAGCGCCAACGCCAGCTGGACTATCTGGCGCTGCTGCAAAACACCCGCACCGCCTTGCAAACCGCCTACGCCCAGCCGCACGATGAGGCGCAAAAACGCGCCGCCAAAAACCGCATCCTGGCCCGTATGCAGCAGCAATATCAAGACCTGAAGCACAGCTGGGACGGCTATGCCGGCTATGACCGCTGGTTTGCCGACCTGCCCGGCAATGCGCATCTGGCCGCAGTCGCCACCTACCACCAGCAAACCCCGGCCTGGCTGCAATTGCTGCGCGAAACCGGCAGCTTCCCGGCGTTTTATCAAGCCGCACGCGAGTTGACGCGGCAAGCGCCGGCAGAACGCGCCCAAGCCCTGCAAGCGCTGCAGGCGCGCGCCGCCGATGTCAACGACATGCCCGGCTTTTTAAGCGCGGACTGCGCCGATCCGATGGCGGCGCGGCAGGACAGCCGATAA
- a CDS encoding molybdopterin oxidoreductase family protein gives MSTSAETAAAKHVVRAACPHDCPDTCALLVTVEDGIATEVKGNPDHPTTAGVLCTKVSRYAERTYHPERLLYPMRRIGAKGEGKFARISWDEALHTIASRLQEIAARDAQAIVPYSYAGTMGVVQGESMATRFLNRLGASELKRTICSAAGATGYKYTIGARIGTELEAFSKSSVILIWGGNPIASNLHFWMRAQEAKRNGATLVAIDPYRSLTAEKCHMHLAPLPGTDSALALGLMHLLIEEDWLDHDYIAQYTLGFEALRERVREWTPERTAEVCGLEPVQIVQLARLYGSAAKDGQAVAIRVNYGLQRTHGGGMAVRNIACLPALVGAWRHAAGGIQLSASDSFAKNQAWLQRPDLFPAGKKQRHINMSTIGDDLLKPASPEFGPQIEALIVYNSNPVAVAPESAKVAQGFAREDLFTVVLEHFQTDTCDYADIILPATTQLEHVDVHATYGHTYMMANNQAIAPLGEAKPNSEIFRLLARAMGFHEDCFADSDETLAAHAFKREDARSSHFDWEVMKREGWQKLNMPAAPFAKGGFKTPSGKCEFYSETMAKHGLDPLPAYIGPHESAATTPELAARYPLAMISPPQRNFLNSTFVNVKSLRDTEGEPHLELHPDEAAKRGLQHGDLVRAFNDRGSMQAVLRVTDKVRPGLLVGLSIWWKKYARDGKNVNELTSQRVTDMGEGPTFYDVLVEVEKVK, from the coding sequence ATGTCCACCTCCGCCGAAACCGCCGCCGCCAAGCATGTGGTGCGCGCCGCCTGCCCGCATGATTGCCCCGATACCTGCGCCTTGTTGGTGACGGTTGAAGACGGGATCGCCACTGAAGTTAAGGGCAATCCCGATCATCCCACCACCGCCGGCGTGCTGTGCACCAAGGTCTCGCGCTATGCTGAACGCACCTACCACCCGGAACGTCTGTTGTACCCGATGCGCCGGATTGGCGCCAAAGGAGAAGGTAAATTTGCCCGCATCAGCTGGGATGAAGCGCTGCACACCATCGCCAGCCGCCTACAGGAAATCGCTGCACGCGACGCGCAGGCGATTGTGCCTTACAGCTATGCCGGCACCATGGGCGTGGTGCAGGGCGAATCGATGGCCACGCGCTTTTTAAACCGCCTGGGCGCCTCGGAATTAAAGCGCACCATTTGCTCCGCCGCCGGCGCCACCGGCTATAAATACACCATCGGGGCCCGCATCGGCACGGAGCTGGAAGCTTTTTCCAAGTCCAGCGTGATCCTGATCTGGGGCGGCAATCCGATCGCCTCGAATCTGCATTTCTGGATGCGCGCGCAGGAAGCCAAACGCAATGGCGCCACCCTGGTGGCGATTGACCCTTACCGCTCGCTCACTGCGGAAAAATGCCATATGCATCTGGCCCCGCTGCCGGGCACGGATTCCGCGCTGGCGCTCGGTCTGATGCATCTGCTGATTGAAGAAGACTGGCTCGACCACGATTACATTGCCCAATACACGCTGGGCTTTGAAGCCTTGCGCGAGCGTGTGCGCGAGTGGACGCCGGAGCGCACCGCTGAAGTTTGCGGCCTGGAGCCGGTGCAAATCGTGCAGCTGGCGCGCCTGTATGGCAGCGCGGCGAAAGACGGCCAGGCGGTCGCGATCCGCGTCAACTATGGCTTGCAGCGCACCCATGGCGGCGGTATGGCGGTGCGCAATATCGCCTGTCTGCCGGCGCTGGTCGGGGCCTGGCGTCACGCCGCCGGCGGCATCCAATTATCCGCCTCTGATTCCTTCGCCAAAAATCAAGCCTGGCTGCAGCGCCCGGATTTATTCCCCGCCGGCAAAAAGCAGCGCCATATCAATATGAGCACCATCGGCGATGATTTGCTCAAACCCGCTTCGCCCGAATTCGGACCGCAAATCGAAGCCCTGATTGTGTACAACAGCAATCCGGTGGCGGTGGCGCCGGAATCGGCCAAGGTGGCGCAAGGCTTTGCGCGCGAAGATTTGTTCACCGTGGTGTTGGAACACTTCCAAACCGATACCTGCGACTATGCCGACATCATTCTGCCGGCCACCACCCAGTTGGAGCATGTGGACGTGCACGCCACCTATGGCCACACGTATATGATGGCGAATAATCAAGCCATCGCGCCGCTCGGCGAGGCCAAGCCGAACAGCGAGATTTTCCGCCTGCTGGCGCGCGCCATGGGCTTTCACGAAGACTGCTTTGCCGACAGCGATGAAACCCTGGCCGCACACGCATTTAAGCGCGAGGATGCGCGCAGCAGCCATTTCGACTGGGAAGTGATGAAGCGCGAAGGCTGGCAAAAGCTGAATATGCCCGCCGCGCCGTTCGCCAAAGGCGGTTTTAAAACCCCGTCCGGCAAATGTGAGTTTTATTCTGAAACCATGGCCAAACATGGTTTAGATCCGCTGCCGGCATATATCGGCCCGCATGAATCGGCAGCCACCACGCCGGAACTGGCGGCGCGCTATCCGCTGGCCATGATTTCGCCGCCGCAGCGCAATTTTCTCAATTCCACCTTTGTGAATGTGAAAAGCCTGCGCGACACCGAAGGCGAGCCGCATCTCGAATTGCATCCCGATGAAGCGGCCAAACGCGGCTTGCAACATGGCGATCTGGTGCGCGCCTTCAATGATCGCGGCAGCATGCAAGCCGTCTTGCGCGTCACCGATAAAGTGCGGCCCGGTTTGCTGGTGGGCTTGTCGATCTGGTGGAAAAAATACGCGCGTGACGGCAAAAATGTGAACGAATTGACCAGCCAGCGCGTGACCGATATGGGCGAAGGCCCGACTTTTTACGATGTTTTGGTGGAAGTCGAAAAAGTAAAATAA
- a CDS encoding M20 aminoacylase family protein, which translates to MNLIAPIVGYSAEMAQIRRTIHAHPELCYEEVMTAELVAQQLASWGIPMLRGLAKTGVIGIIKKGSSARAIGLRADMDALPMQELNTFAHASKHAGKMHACGHDGHTAMLLTAARYLQQEAQFDGTVYLIFQPAEEGGGGAREMIAEGLFEKCPMDAVYGMHNWPGIAVGAFGVTPGPMMASSNEFDLTIRGKGGHAALPHKSVDPVMCAVQIAQAWQTIITRNKNPLDTAVISLTQINAGTTTNVIPDDARMQGTVRAFRNEVLDLIEKRMGDIAQHIGAAFDVEIDFRFRRNYPPVINHEKETAFAVQILQGLVGAANVDARTEPSMGAEDFAYFLQHKPGCYVFIGNGEGSHRDAGHGLGPCNLHNASYDFNDALLPIGASFWVRLTEAALAPEAA; encoded by the coding sequence ATGAATCTGATTGCACCCATCGTCGGCTACAGCGCCGAAATGGCACAGATCAGGCGCACTATCCACGCCCATCCCGAACTGTGCTACGAAGAAGTCATGACCGCCGAACTGGTGGCGCAACAATTGGCGTCCTGGGGCATTCCCATGCTGCGCGGCTTAGCCAAAACCGGCGTGATCGGCATCATCAAAAAAGGCAGCAGCGCGCGCGCCATCGGTTTGCGCGCCGATATGGATGCGCTGCCGATGCAAGAGCTGAACACTTTTGCGCACGCCTCCAAACATGCGGGCAAGATGCACGCCTGCGGCCACGACGGCCATACCGCGATGTTGCTGACCGCCGCCCGCTATTTGCAGCAGGAAGCGCAATTTGACGGCACGGTGTACCTGATTTTCCAGCCGGCGGAAGAGGGCGGCGGCGGCGCGCGTGAGATGATCGCCGAAGGCTTGTTTGAAAAATGCCCGATGGACGCGGTGTACGGCATGCACAACTGGCCCGGCATCGCAGTCGGCGCGTTTGGCGTCACGCCGGGGCCGATGATGGCTTCCAGCAATGAATTCGACCTCACCATTCGCGGCAAAGGCGGCCATGCCGCGCTGCCGCACAAGAGCGTTGATCCGGTGATGTGTGCGGTGCAAATCGCGCAAGCCTGGCAAACCATCATCACGCGCAATAAAAACCCGCTCGACACCGCTGTGATTTCCCTGACCCAGATCAACGCCGGCACCACCACCAATGTGATTCCGGATGATGCGCGCATGCAAGGCACGGTGCGCGCCTTCCGGAATGAAGTGCTGGATTTGATCGAAAAACGCATGGGCGACATCGCGCAACATATCGGCGCCGCGTTTGATGTGGAGATTGATTTCCGCTTCCGCCGCAATTACCCGCCGGTGATCAACCACGAAAAAGAAACCGCGTTTGCGGTGCAAATTTTGCAAGGCCTGGTGGGCGCGGCGAATGTCGATGCGCGCACTGAGCCGAGCATGGGGGCGGAAGATTTTGCCTATTTCCTGCAGCACAAACCGGGTTGTTATGTCTTCATCGGCAATGGCGAGGGCAGCCACCGCGACGCCGGGCATGGCCTTGGCCCCTGCAATTTGCATAACGCGAGTTACGATTTCAACGACGCCTTGCTGCCCATCGGCGCCAGTTTCTGGGTGCGCTTGACCGAAGCCGCACTGGCGCCGGAGGCGGCATGA
- a CDS encoding DUF2891 domain-containing protein translates to MSALPALDLALAQHLADIALQNVAQEYPNKLDHVMQGEADVQSPRALHPVFYGSLDWHSCVHMFWSMARLLRLQPQLAQAGQITAWFEAHLRPEKIGAECAYLQQPLRQSFERTYGWAWLLKLQVEFDLLAAQLPAARAWRDALQPLTHAFVERYLHFLPLAHFPIRAGTHANSAFGLLFALEYAQHAQHPALRRLIHEKAHAWFGRDYAYPARMEPSSDDFLSGGLMEAVLMHKVVPDCDFVDWWQQFSPPQQELGHWLSPVGVSDRSDPKLAHLDGLNLSRAWCWRVLLPALPSELQPVAQQALQAHLQASQAHALAGDYAGTHWLGSFVLLALTEGAA, encoded by the coding sequence ATGAGCGCCTTGCCTGCGCTGGACTTGGCGCTGGCGCAGCATCTGGCCGACATCGCCTTGCAAAACGTGGCGCAGGAATATCCCAACAAGCTTGATCATGTGATGCAGGGCGAGGCCGATGTGCAAAGTCCGCGCGCCCTGCATCCGGTGTTTTACGGCAGCCTGGATTGGCATTCCTGCGTGCACATGTTTTGGAGCATGGCGCGCCTGCTGCGTCTGCAGCCGCAACTTGCGCAAGCGGGGCAGATTACGGCCTGGTTTGAGGCGCATCTGAGGCCTGAGAAAATCGGCGCGGAATGCGCGTATTTGCAGCAGCCCTTGCGCCAGAGTTTTGAGCGCACCTATGGCTGGGCCTGGTTGCTCAAGCTGCAAGTCGAATTCGACTTGCTGGCGGCGCAACTGCCCGCCGCGCGCGCCTGGCGTGATGCTTTGCAGCCCTTGACGCATGCGTTTGTCGAGCGCTATTTGCATTTCCTGCCGCTGGCGCATTTCCCGATTCGCGCCGGCACGCATGCGAATAGCGCATTCGGCCTCTTGTTTGCGCTGGAATATGCGCAGCATGCGCAACATCCTGCCCTGCGCCGCCTGATTCATGAAAAAGCGCATGCCTGGTTTGGCCGCGATTACGCCTATCCGGCGCGCATGGAGCCAAGCAGCGATGACTTTTTATCCGGCGGTTTGATGGAAGCGGTGTTGATGCACAAAGTCGTGCCGGATTGCGATTTCGTCGATTGGTGGCAGCAATTCAGCCCGCCGCAGCAAGAGCTTGGCCACTGGCTGAGCCCGGTTGGCGTAAGCGACCGCAGCGACCCCAAACTGGCCCATCTGGATGGCTTAAACCTGTCACGCGCCTGGTGCTGGCGCGTGTTGCTGCCAGCCCTGCCAAGCGAATTGCAGCCTGTGGCGCAACAGGCGCTGCAAGCGCATTTGCAAGCTTCCCAGGCGCACGCCCTGGCCGGCGACTATGCGGGCACGCATTGGCTGGGCAGTTTTGTCTTGCTGGCCTTGACGGAAGGCGCGGCTTGA
- a CDS encoding TfoX/Sxy family protein: protein MAYDENLAARVRSLLQAGNLDFDEKKMFGGLAFLLHGNMFAGVNQGVMMARVGPAAWAEALQQAGAREMDFTGKSLRGYVWVDAKVLHSDEALQSWLQRCLRFVSSLPAKPLR, encoded by the coding sequence ATGGCCTATGATGAGAATTTGGCGGCGCGCGTGCGCAGCCTGCTGCAAGCCGGCAACCTTGATTTCGACGAGAAAAAGATGTTCGGCGGCTTGGCGTTTTTATTGCACGGCAATATGTTCGCCGGCGTCAACCAGGGCGTGATGATGGCGCGCGTTGGCCCCGCCGCCTGGGCTGAAGCCTTGCAGCAAGCCGGCGCGCGCGAAATGGATTTCACCGGCAAATCCTTGCGCGGCTATGTCTGGGTGGACGCCAAGGTTTTGCACAGCGATGAAGCCTTGCAAAGCTGGTTGCAGCGCTGTTTGCGCTTTGTTTCCAGCTTGCCGGCTAAGCCGCTGCGCTGA